The following are encoded together in the Sparus aurata chromosome 1, fSpaAur1.1, whole genome shotgun sequence genome:
- the akt3b gene encoding RAC-gamma serine/threonine-protein kinase gives MSDQNVVKEGWVQKRGEYIKNWRPRYFLLKTDGSFIGYKDKPQDSDLAYPLNNFSVAKCQLMKTERPKPNTFIIRCLQWTTVIERTFHVDTPDERDEWAEAIQMVAESLAKQEEEGILCSPTSQIENVNEEEMDTSISHYKRKTMNDFDYLKLLGKGTFGKVILVREKASGTYYAMKILKKEVIIAKDEVAHTLTESRVLKNTRHPFLTSLKYSFQTKDRLCFVMEYVNGGELFFHLSRERVFSEDRTRFYGAEIVSALDYLHSAKIVYRDLKLENLMLDKDGHIKITDFGLCKEGITDTATMKTFCGTPEYLAPEVLEDNDYGRAVDWWGLGVVTYEMMCGRLPFYNQDHEKLFELILMEEIKFPRTLSADAKSLLSGLLIKDPNKRLGGGPDDAKEIMRHSFFGTVDWQDVYDKKLVPPFQPQVSSETDTRYFDEEFTAQTITITPPEKYDEDGMDAADNERRPHFPQFSYSASGRE, from the exons ATGAGCGACCAGAACGTCGTCAAGGAAGGCTGGGTCCAGAAAAGAG GTGAGTACATCAAGAACTGGCGACCgcgctactttctgctgaagaCAGACGGCTCTTTCATCGGCTACAAGGACAAACCGCAGGACTCTGACCTGGCCTACCCGCTCAACAACTTCTCTGTAGCAA AATGTCAGCTGATGAAGACCGAGCGGCCCAAACCCAACACCTTCATCATCCGCTGCCTGCAGTGGACCACCGTCATCGAGAGGACTTTTCACGTCGACACTCCTGATGAGAG GGACGAATGGGCCGAGGCCATCCAGATGGTCGCCGAGTCTCTGGccaagcaggaggaggagggcatcCTGTGCAGCCCCACCTCCCAGATCGAGAACGTGAACGAGGAGGAGATGGACACCTCCATCAGCCACTACAAACGAAAG ACAATGAATGACTTTGACTATCTGAAGCTTCTGGGCAAAGGCACCTTCGGGAAAGTCATTCTGGTGAGGGAGAAGGCGAGTGGCACCTACTACGCCATGAAGATCCTGAAGAAGGAGGTCATCATAGCCAAG GATGAAGTTGCTCACACGCTCACAGAAAGTAGGGTATTAAAAAACACTCGGCATCCATTCCTAACT TCTCTGAAGTACTCGTTCCAGACGAAGGATCGGCTGTGCTTTGTAATGGAGTACGTCAacggaggagag ctgtttttcCATTTGTCAAGAGAAAGAGTTTTTTCGGAGGACCGCACTCGTTTCTACGGCGCTGAGATCGTCTCTGCTTTAGACTACCTACATTCTGCCAAGATCGTCTATCGTGATCTGAAG CTGGAGAACCTCATGTTGGACAAAGACGGCCACATCAAGATCACAGACTTCGGCCTCTGCAAAGAAGGCATCACCGACACTGCCACCATGAAGACCTTCTGTGGAACACCAGAGTACCTGGCTCCTGAG gtgCTGGAGGACAACGACTATGGGCGGGCGGTGGACTGGTGGGGTTTGGGCGTGGTGACGTACGAGATGATGTGCGGCCGCCTGCCGTTCTACAACCAGGACCACGAGAAGCTGTTTGAGCTCATCCTCATGGAGGAGATCAAGTTCCCACGGACCCTGTCGGCGGACGCCAAGTCGCTGCTGTCAGGGCTGCTGATCAAGGACCCCAACAaacg GCTGGGCGGCGGACCGGATGACGCTAAGGAGATCATGCGACACAGTTTCTTTGGCACAGTCGACTGGCAGGACGTCTACGACAAGAAG CTGGTCCCGCCTTTCCAGCCGCAGGTCTCCTCGGAGACGGACACACGCTACTTTGACGAGGAGTTCACAGCACAGACCATCACCATCACTCCGCCAGAGAAAT ATGACGAGGACGGGATGGACGCGGCGGACAACGAGCGAAGGCCTCATTTCCCACAGTTCTCCTACTCAGCCAGCGGGCGGGAGTGA
- the LOC115592685 gene encoding uncharacterized protein LOC115592685 produces the protein MKLGLLVVLAVAVLVPSLSEGRTVSRCELKQKLDQAIQLPRRFQRLKERILAIVICNLNRRSHLNTGLIKVLGKRVPTTPKPMTSGPATSESMATGPMTTNGPMITNGSMATGPMTTNGPMITNGSMITNGSMATGPMTTNGPMITNGSMTNGQTTTTSAPMSSPSTPSESNATNSTFRPGNRRRKREADSSSKESDSNEMEEEMATEGDEDEEMSTKVDEDEEMEDNDENEADPTEASDEMDEADSNEMDEADNDETDEADSDETDEADSNEMDEADSDETDEADSNEMDKADDDEDAETEEDEQGPEEAGKRKKRSLRRRGHRGPSRKNHRRPVGKYHRRPVGKYHRRPVGKYHRRPVGKYHRKPVREQKPWSIGFYGLFQMPDTLFCDSGYVKSKNKCETACSAFTDDNITDDIDCFVKSRFWLYMLKTAPRWCKRFSYTQSFFDKCN, from the exons ATGAAGTTGGGGCTGTTGGTGGTGTTGGCTGTGGCGGTTCTGGTGCCAAGCCTGTCCGAGGGCCGGACCGTCTCCAGATGCGAGCTGAAACAAAAGCTGGACCAGGCGATCCAGCTGCCCAGGAGGTTTCAGAGACTGAAGGAGAGAATTCTGGCCATAG TTATCTGTAATCTGAACAGGAGGTCCCATCTGAACACCGGCCTTATCAAAGTGTTAGGCAAACGTGTACCTACAACTCCCAAACCAATGACTTCTGGACCAGCCACCAGTGAATCAATGGCTACCGGACCAATGACCACCAATGGACCAATGATCACCAATGGATCAATGGCTACGGGACCAATGACCACCAATGGACCCATGATCACCAATGGATCAATGATCACCAATGGATCAATGGCTACCGGACCAATGACCACCAATGGACCAATGATCACCAATGGGTCAATGACCAACGGACAAACAACCACTACATCAGCCCCAATGTCATCTCCATCAACTCCATCGGAATCGAATGCCACAAATTCAACCTTCAGACCGGGCAACAGAAGACGGAAGAGGGAGGCCGACTCAAGCAGCAAGGAGTCCGACAGTAATGAGATGGAAGAGGAGATGGCAACAGAGGGtgatgaggatgaagagatGTCAACAAAGGTGGATGAGGACGAAGAGATGGAGGATAATGATGAGAATGAGGCAGATCCGACGGAGGCAAGTGATGAGATGGACGAGGCTGACAGTAATGAGATGGACGAGGCTGACAATGATGAGACGGACGAGGCTGACAGTGATGAGACGGACGAGGCTGACAGTAATGAGATGGACGAGGCTGACAGTGATGAGACGGACGAGGCTGACAGTAATGAGATGGACaaggctgatgatgatgaggatgctGAGACGGAAGAGGATGAGCAGGGGCCGGAGGAAGCTGGGAAACGTAAAAAACGATCTCTACGTCGCAGGGGGCACAGGGGGCCCTCCAGGAAGAACCACAGGAGACCTGTCGGGAAGTACCACAGGAGACCCGTCGGGAAGTACCACAGGAGACCCGTCGGGAAGTACCACAGGAGACCCGTCGGGAAGTACCACAGGAAGCCCGTCAGGGAGCAGAAGCCTTGGTCCATCGGCTTCTACGGGCTCTTCCAGATGCCTGACACGTTGTTCTGCGATTCTGGTTATGTCAAGTCTAAAAACAAGTGTGAGACAGCCTGCAGTG CCTTCACCGATGACAACATCACGGATGACATTGACTGCTTCGTGAAGAGTCGCTTCTGGCT GTACATGCTCAAGACCGCCCCTCGCTGGTGCAAGCGTTTCTCTTACACTCAAAGCTTCTTTGACAAATGTAACTGA